The DNA sequence TTAAGATGTTCTTCGCTCCATGAATATCCCTGTGCTCCTGATATCCGCACAGGCAGCTGTAATTTCTGGAGGAGGTTCTTTTCCTCCTCCCACAAACGGGACACGTTTGTGTTGTAAAGGCTTCGTCTACTTTTTGCAGGCTTATCCCTTCGGCTGCCAGTTTGTATTGGAGATATTCGGTGGTTCGGCCATATTGCCATTGGGACATTTTCTGGTTATGTCTGGGTGAACGTTTGTGCTTGTT is a window from the Phosphitispora fastidiosa genome containing:
- a CDS encoding zinc ribbon domain-containing protein, with product LHKTTREFVNWCLENQVREVVVGDVAGIERNTSPKKKKNKHKRSPRHNQKMSQWQYGRTTEYLQYKLAAEGISLQKVDEAFTTQTCPVCGRRKRTSSRNYSCLCGYQEHRDIHGAKNIL